The Zygosaccharomyces rouxii strain CBS732 chromosome A complete sequence genome window below encodes:
- a CDS encoding uncharacterized protein (conserved hypothetical protein) → MMDWGCLKSWFEHIWYKVASIFLFQKELSIAVIGLQNSGKTTFVQLLSGKPFQVDTVPTLGIQSEKFTLGNNSVNVYDLAGQTRFQPLWERCFDKVDLIVYMIDLSDLHSLEESFTKLTKVIQMTNDDRIPLLIMGNKTDAIPDAIANQNYSTRCLPETLLTDYNYDTIECCKLEPSNLHQLKSVESLSKQLGIDLRNRLLHVPFGSATEPLPLDRDIAIFTVSCKTGGFIKDVMDWIVQL, encoded by the coding sequence ATGATGGATTGGGGGTGTTTGAAGTCATGGTTCGAACACATTTGGTATAAAGTGGCTTCaatcttccttttccaaaaggaACTTAGTATAGCTGTAATTGGATTACAAAATTCCGGTAAGACGACGTTTGTTCAGTTGCTTAGCGGGAAACCATTTCAAGTCGACACTGTCCCCACATTGGGCATTCAATCAGAGAAGTTTACGCTAGGTAATAACTCGGTCAATGTTTATGACTTAGCAGGCCAAACGAGATTCCAACCATTGTGGGAAAGATGCTTTGACAAAGTGGATTTGATAGTATACATGATAGATTTAAGCGATCTACACTCTCTGGAGGAATCATTTACCAAATTAACTAAAGTAATTCAAATGACCAACGATGATAGGATTCCTCTACTTATAATGGGCAATAAGACTGATGCAATTCCTGATGCAATTGCGAACCAAAATTATTCGACAAGATGCTTACCGGAAACTTTACTTACAGACTACAACTACGATACCATTGAATGCTGTAAGTTGGAACCTTCAAATCTACACCAGTTGAAAAGCGTAGAGTCTCTATCTAAACAACTAGGTATCGATCTGCGAAATCGCTTACTACATGTACCGTTTGGGAGTGCTACAGAACCACTACCGTTAGACAGAGATATTGCCATTTTCACAGTAAGCTGTAAGACGGGTGGATTCATCAAAGATGTGATGGACTGGATCGTCCAACTCTAA
- a CDS encoding uncharacterized protein (similar to uniprot|Q03362 Saccharomyces cerevisiae YDR476C Hypothetical ORF), with amino-acid sequence MAVGNVQDLLANMNKKHKLALEDYLYVFGGVSSSEKVLNVRLLNLDSQCMTILFNHKDIEYDIEKIIIFEPPLEDRSEATARLNRMAREAAAKRHLAHFQINDMVYPQSFIEYLVLLGVFLPMLCYKFRPLLYWLPIPLHIRQWLDNDVILRTIMLLEVLMHLAETLIFLRPKLQFYRVPPDFLIEWYLFGILEGFAPVKRLSRMAARVEATGNIEN; translated from the coding sequence ATGGCTGTTGGTAATGTCCAGGATTTATTAGCAAATATGAACAAGAAGCACAAGTTGGCTTTAGAGGACTACCTCTACGTATTTGGAGGTGTGTCTTCCTCTGAGAAGGTTCTGAATGTGCGGTTACTGAATCTTGATTCACAATGTATGACGattcttttcaaccatAAAGATATAGAATAcgatattgaaaagataaTTATATTTGAGCCACCTTTAGAAGATCGTTCTGAGGCAACAGCTAGATTAAATCGTATGGCTCGTGAAGCCGCCGCAAAACGTCATCTAGCtcatttccaaattaatGATATGGTATACCCACAATCGTTCATTGAATACTTGGTTCTCTTGGGCGTTTTTTTGCCTATGCTGTGTTACAAGTTCCGTCCCCTATTATACTGGTTACCAATACCATTACACATCCGCCAATGGCTGGATAACGATGTTATCCTAAGGACTATAATGTTGTTAGAAGTTTTAATGCACTTAGCAGAAACGTTGATCTTTTTAAGACCTAAATTGCAGTTTTATAGAGTTCCACCGGACTTCCTCATAGAATGGTATTTATTTGGCATATTGGAAGGTTTTGCACCTGTGAAAAGATTATCAAGGATGGCAGCAAGAGTTGAAGCAACCGGTAATATAGAGAATTGA
- the SNF1 gene encoding AMP-activated serine/threonine-protein kinase catalytic subunit SNF1 (highly similar to uniprot|P06782 Saccharomyces cerevisiae YDR477W SNF1 Protein serine/threonine kinase required for release from glucose repression invertase expression sporulation and for expression of catabolite-repressed genes when glucose is limiting regulates Adr1p-dependent transcription primarily at the level of chromatin binding): protein MNGSAAVSSSGTGSSSERHHRHHHHRHHHHGQGNGHSQQNLLADGSHIGNYQIVKTLGEGSFGKVKLAYHITTGQKVALKIINKKVLAKSDMQGRIEREISYLRLLRHPHIIKLYDVIKSKDEIIMVIEYAGNELFDYIVQRDKMSEEEARRFFQQIISAVEYCHRHKIVHRDLKPENLLLDEHLNVKIADFGLSNIMTDGNFLKTSCGSPNYAAPEVISGKLYAGPEVDVWSSGVILYVMLCRRLPFDDESIPVLFKNISNGVYTLPKFLSEGAAGLIKRMLIVNPLNRISILEIMQDDWFKVGLPTYLIPPELKQQEQEQQQQQEQHDDGTKNNSEEIDDELVTALSKTMGYDRDEIYESLESRDRTSVLNEIREAYMLIKENKSLIKDLKSDRDRSDELDTFLAQSPPTFQQRGDQNLPPVPPLQLQSSPQQHQPNVSRKIATQQRAYNVAPFNDTNNEEDSTISILPTSLPQIHRANMLAQGLPAASKISPLVNKKSKTRWHFGIRSRSYPLDVMGEIYIALKNLGAQWAKPSEEDLWTIRVRWKYDVGQNHNERIPDLMKMVIQLFQIETNNYLVDFKFDGWESSSGEVAHNPNLSEDEMSTFSAYPFLHLTTRLIMELAVNSQGG from the coding sequence ATGAACGGTTCGGCTGCTGTAAGTAGTTCAGGGACCGGAAGCAGCTCAGAGAGACaccatcgtcatcatcaccataggcatcatcatcatggTCAAGGAAATGGTCATTCTCAACAAAATTTGTTGGCAGATGGTTCTCACATCGGTAACTATCAGATAGTCAAGACTCTAGGTGAAGGATCTTTTGGTAAAGTCAAGCTGGCGTATCACATTACTACTGGCCAAAAAGTGGCTCTGAAGATAATAAACAAGAAGGTACTGGCCAAGAGTGATATGCAGGGACGTATTGAAAGGGAAATTTCGTATCTTAGACTGCTGAGGCATCCTCATATCATTAAACTTTACGATGTGATTAAATCTAAGGACGAAATCATTATGGTTATTGAGTACGCGGGCAACGAGTTGTTCGACTACATTGTACAAAGGGATAAAATGAGTGAGGAAGAAGCTCGCAGGTTCTTCCAACAGATTATCAGTGCTGTGGAGTACTGCCACAGACACAAGATTGTTCACAGAGATTTGAAGCCCGAGAACTTGCTTTTGGATGAACATTTGAATGTTAAGATCGCGGATTTTGGTCTTTCGAACATTATGACGGACGGAAATTTCCTGAAGACATCGTGTGGTTCACCTAATTATGCCGCACCGGAAGTGATCAGTGGGAAACTGTATGCTGGACCAGAAGTGGACGTTTGGTCATCAGGTGTAATTCTTTATGTGATGCTTTGTCGTAGACTACCATTTGACGATGAGAGTATACCGgttttgttcaaaaatattAGCAATGGTGTTTACACTCTACCAAAGTTTTTATCCGAAGGAGCGGCTGGTTTGATTAAGCGTATGCTTATCGTGAATCCGTTGAACAGAATTAGCATTTTAGAGATAATGCAGGACGACTGGTTTAAAGTAGGTTTACCAACTTATTTGATTCCACCAGAATTAAAGCAGCAAGAGCaggaacaacagcagcagcaggAACAACACGATGACGGTACAAAGAACAAtagtgaagaaattgacGATGAATTGGTTACTGCACTTTCCAAGACTATGGGCTACGATAGGGATGAAATTTATGAGTCTTTAGAGAGTCGTGATAGAACCTCGGTTTTaaatgaaattagagaGGCTTACATGTTAATCAAGGAGAATAAATCGttgatcaaagatttgaagtCTGACAGAGATCGGAGCGATGAGTTGGATACATTTTTGGCGCAATCACCACCAACCTTCCAACAACGAGGTGATCAAAATTTACCACCGGTCCCCCCACTACAACTGCAGAGTTCTCCGCAACAGCATCAGCCAAATGTATCTAGAAAAATTGCAACCCAGCAGAGGGCTTACAATGTAGCACCATTCAACGATAcaaataatgaagaagattcaacaatttccaTCCTGCCCACGTCTCTTCCTCAAATTCACCGAGCTAATATGTTAGCTCAAGGTTTACCGGCAgcatcaaaaatttcaccattggtaaacaaaaaatcaaagacGAGGTGGCATTTCGGTATCAGATCGAGATCTTATCCATTAGATGTCATGGGCGAAATATACATAGCCTTAAAGAATTTAGGTGCTCAGTGGGCAAAACCTTCGGAAGAAGATCTTTGGACTATTAGGGTTCGTTGGAAATACGATGTGGGACAAAACCATAATGAGCGCATTCCAGATCtaatgaaaatggttaTTCAACTGTTTCAAATCGAAACTAATAACTATTTGGTAGATTTTAAATTCGATGGTTGGGAGAGTAGTAGTGGTGAAGTAGCCCataatccaaatttatcCGAGGATGAAATGAGTACTTTCTCAGCATACCCATTCTTACATCTTACTACAAGACTCATCATGGAATTAGCAGTCAACAGTCAAGGTGGATGA
- the HST3 gene encoding NAD-dependent histone deacetylase HST3 (similar to uniprot|P53687 Saccharomyces cerevisiae YOR025W HST3 Member of the Sir2 family of NAD()-dependent protein deacetylases involved along with Hst4p in telomeric silencing cell cycle progression radiation resistance genomic stability and short-chain fatty acid metabolism): protein MVSLLLSQSSRESSFDESDASMGSRLTPQKNQTTSPKLDLRTERLYVIKELDTNDEKLIQINKMLNRSRKITVLTGAGISCNAGIPDFRSSSGLYEMVKKQFPEISMRSGQEMFDISLFRDELKISMFATFMEKLYSSVKLAQPTKTHRFIAHLKNRNKLLRCYTQNIDGLEENLGLEMSTNEQDPGVIGTSFNARWKNYDVVQLHGDLKTLACTRCFHVFPWNRYWCRSFRRGELPTCPQCEEKNFKRCQEGKRQIDNTGCLRPNIVLYGENHPSSDSIAQGLNLDISRGRSDFFIILGTSLKVDGIRKVVRQIAKQVHERGGIVLLINKTSIGDSSWHGLIDYQILTDCDSWVAHLQEQLPDFFKTQETIDRQKMLKRESSDLRKKKAAEQLAKNHIKTPPATPSRVKSEQEETSKNSIQNVKKRLLNVNDEIPSKKSRTNQAPIESPSTYANP from the coding sequence atgGTATCCCTGCTGCTAAGTCAATCATCAAGGGAATCTTCCTttgatgaaagtgatgCATCGATGGGTAGTCGCTTAACCCCTCAGAAAAATCAAACTACTTCTCCTAAACTTGACTTAAGAACGGAAAGACTATATGTgattaaagaattagataccaatgatgagaaattaaTACAGATTAACAAAATGTTGAATAGATCGAGAAAAATTACTGTTTTGACGGGAGCTGGAATATCATGTAATGCGGGCATACCTGATTTTAGATCATCGTCAGGACTTTatgaaatggttaaaaAGCAATTCCCAGAGATTTCAATGAGATCAGGCCAGGAAATGTTTGACATTTCACTATTTagagatgaattgaaaatttccaTGTTTGCTACGTTTATGGAAAAGTTGTACTCTAGCGTTAAATTGGCACAACCTACCAAAACTCATAGATTCATTGctcatttgaaaaatagaaataaaCTTCTGAGATGTTATACCCAAAATATCGATGGATTAGAGGAAAATTTAGGATTGGAGATGTCGACTAACGAACAGGATCCAGGTGTAATTGGCACAAGTTTTAATGCACGTTGGAAGAATTACGATGTGGTACAACTACATGGTGATTTAAAAACGTTGGCATGTACGAGATGTTTCCACGTCTTCCCATGGAATAGATACTGGTGCCGGTCATTTAGAAGAGGTGAATTACCTACTTGTCCACAGTgtgaagagaaaaattttaaacGTTGTCAAGAAGGTAAAAGACAGATTGATAATACTGGTTGTCTAAGGCCCAATATTGTTTTATATGGGGAAAACCATCCGTCATCAGACTCAATAGCTCAAGGCTTAAATTTAGACATTTCAAGAGGTCGCTCagattttttcattattcTGGGAACAAGCTTGAAAGTAGATGGGATAAGGAAGGTCGTTAGACAAATAGCTAAACAAGTGCATGAACGTGGTGGAATTGTCCTTCTGATAAATAAGACAAGTATTGGAGATTCTTCGTGGCATGGTCTCATAGACTATCAAATTTTAACGGATTGTGACAGTTGGGTCGCCCATTTGCAAGAACAATTACCggattttttcaagacCCAGGAAACTATAGATAGACAGAAGATGTTGAAGCGAGAATCAAGCGATTTGCGGAAGAAGAAGGCTGCTGAACAATTGGCTAAAAACCACATTAAAACACCTCCTGCTACGCCGAGCAGGGTGAAGTcagaacaagaagaaacttcaaagaatagtattcaaaatgttaaaaaGAGATTACTGAACGTCAACGATGAAATACCGTCTAAAAAATCTAGAACAAACCAAGCTCCAATAGAGTCTCCATCCACGTATGCCAATCCCTGA
- the SNM1 gene encoding Snm1p (some similarities with uniprot|P40993 Saccharomyces cerevisiae YDR478W SNM1 Subunit of RNase MRP which cleaves pre-rRNA not shared between Rnase MRP and nuclear Rnase P in contrast to all other Rnase MRP protein subunits binds to the NME1 RNA subunit of Rnase MRP) yields the protein MSMNRSQAEKFKDIHLNHKYNLIHMLPSTEVPALSGFYLKSFYNGTKRYRLRLPESIVEPDSKFCGNCGAVRIPLFNTDMSITESNNEATSESTRTLQYTCLHCKNQAQVAPVRVQKQTPVNVKQSVGAKEEEQKQDKVNKKTSSARERAKKRKKSTLSDMLSQKNEEKKSKSFSLSLESMIQND from the coding sequence ATGTCTATGAATCGATCTCAAGCTGAGAAGTTTAAAGATATCCATCTAAATCACAAGTACAACTTAATCCATATGCTGCCGTCAACTGAAGTACCTGCATTGTCAGGTTTCTATCTGAAAAGTTTTTATAATGGTACTAAAAGATATCGACTAAGGTTACCTGAATCCATTGTTGAGCCAGATAGCAAATTTTGTGGTAATTGTGGTGCTGTGAGAATTCCTCTTTTCAACACGGATATGTCTATAACAGAATCCAACAATGAGGCCACCAGTGAATCTACGAGAACTTTACAGTATACATGTCTACACTGTAAGAATCAGGCACAAGTGGCACCCGTTAGAGTACAGAAGCAGACGCCAGTGAATGTTAAGCAAAGTGTAGGAGCTAAAGAAGAGGAGCAAAAGCAAGATAAAGTGAATAAGAAAACCTCTTCAGCTAGAGAAAGGGcaaagaagaggaagaagagcaCACTCTCTGATATGTTATCTCAAAAGAACGAAGAGAAAAAGAGCAAATCGTTTTCCTTGAGCCTTGAAAGTATGATACAGAATGATTAA